One stretch of Schizosaccharomyces pombe strain 972h- genome assembly, chromosome: III DNA includes these proteins:
- the pin1 gene encoding peptidyl-prolyl cis-trans isomerase Pin1, with amino-acid sequence MSNTGLPKPWIVKISRSRNRPYFFNTETHESLWEPPAATDMAALKKFIANELQESVTPTEASNSPKIRASHLLVKHRESRRPSSWKEEHITRSKEEARKLAEHYEQLLKSGSVSMHDLAMKESDCSSARRGGELGEFGRDEMQKPFEDAAFALKPGEISGVVETSSGFHIIQRHA; translated from the exons atgtctaATACTGGGTTACCCAAACCATGGATTGTCAAGATTTCACGCTCCAGAAATCGTCCCTACTTCTTTAATACTGAGACGCATGAGTCTTTATGGGAGCCTCCGGCTGCCACTGATATGGCTGCCCTGAAAAAGTTCATTGCAAACGAGTTGCAGGAGTCAGTTACACCCACCGAGGCAAGCAATTCACCCAAGATTCGTGCTAGCCATTTACTCGTAAAGCATCGAGAAAGCCGTCGTCCCAGCTCATGGAAGGAGGAGCACATTACTAGGAGCAAGGAGGAGGCGAGGAAGCTGGCTGAACACTATGAACAATTGCTAAAGAGTGGCTCTGTAAGCATGCATGATTTAGCCATGAAAGAGTCGGATTGTAGCTCCGCTCGTCGCGGAGGTGAATT AGGCGAATTTGGAAGAGACGAAATGCAAAAACCGTTTGAAGACGCTGCGTTTGCCTTGAAACCCGGTGAAATTAGTGGAGTGGTTGAAACGAGCAGTGGGTTTCACATCATTCAAAGACACGCTTAA
- the hap2 gene encoding Ino80 complex subunit, whose product MDPQVVNLLQETEEDVYRRKTARIRRKVSEIEKECEMYAVKIYNVERDIQRYRHEAQLLSKVLEKKGLNKEKEAGET is encoded by the exons ATGGATCCACAG GTGGTAAATTTGCTTCAAGAAACTGAAG AGGACGTGTATCGGCGTAAAACCGCAAGGATTCGAAGAAAAGTCTCGgaaattgaaaaggaaTGCGAAATGTATGCTGTGAAAATTTACAACGTTGAAAGAGACATTCAGCGGTATCGCCATGAAGCGCAATTGCTATCTAAAGTGCTCGAGAAAAAAGggttaaataaagaaaaggaagcTGGTGAGACATAA
- the pus3 gene encoding tRNA pseudouridine synthase, producing the protein MHSLLRPSRFSANQSVLCLLQRHRVFFSSISVKPRKRMVYCVVSYRGTGFAGLQYNANVKTIQDTLFQAFARVGAVVQVNADSPKKIRMCSAARTDKGVHAIVNVLGLKVLDNQPLPHVVNLVNDILPPCIRVWKMARTFNSFSPHTVCDSRVYEYWLPVSSLLTPRPCTLEAYVIAKASEKAFPINETLSHLANLSKQDCVANSLSEPFRLSKPKLDFLKHACTMFRGTHRFHSYTTEKGFSDASSRRFLLDVRVDNLHIDKLNRQWVKLIFHGQSFMKHQIRKMVGILIHLTRTGWNAQVLLNTFNNSYRIRIPRAPAEFLLLNQPIFQAFNKKCSRFDHEPVEWSCAQKGIDQFAHSFLRTPMFDCFISSESFQSFFILQKQFQLFQDLALLTSFDFLEPSSRRDILGEK; encoded by the exons ATGCATAGTCTCTTAAGACCTTCAAGGTTCTCTGCCAACCAATCTGTGCTTTGCTTGCTCCAACGACATCgggttttcttttcttcgaTTTCGGTGAAACCCCGGAAACGAATGGTCTACTGTGTTGTCAGCTATCGTGGTACTGGCTTTGCTGGTTTGCAGTACAATGCCAATGTCAAAACCATACAAGATACACTGTTCCAAGCATTCGCTCGAGTAGGCGCCGTTGTTCAGGTGAATGCTGACTCTCCCAAGAAGATCCGAATGTGTTCTGCTGCTAGAACAGACAAGGGTGTACATGCCATTGTTAATGTTCTTGGTTTGAAAGTGTTGGACAATCAACCTCTACCTCATGTGGTGAATTTGGTCAACGATATTTTACCACCTTGTATTCGTGTATGGAAAATGGCGAGGACGTTTAATTCGTTTTCTCCACACACTGTGTGCGACAGTCGCGTATATGAGTATTGGTTGCCTGTCTCCTCTCTACTTACTCCCCGTCCTTGCACTCTCGAGGCCTATGTAATTGCCAAGGCATCTGAAAAAGCATTCCCCATTAATGAAACACTTTCCCATTTAGCTAACTTAAGCAAACAAGACTGTGTTGCGAATTCCTTGTCCGAGCCCTTTCGTTTATCCAAACCTAAACTCGACTTTCTAAAGCATGCGTGTACGATGTTTCGGGGCACCCATCGATTTCACAGTTATACAACGGAGAAGGGTTTTTCGGACGCCAGTTCTCGAAGGTTTTTATTAGATGTGCGTGTGGATAACCTTCACATTGACAAGTTAAATCGCCAATGGGTTAAGCTAATCTTTCACGGCCAGTCGTTTATGAAGCATCAAATTCGCAAAATGGTTGGCATCCTTATTCATCTTACACGCACTGGATGGAATGCGCAAGTTTTGCTAAAtacatttaataattcGTATCGCATTCGAATACCTAGAGCGCCTGCTGAGTTTTTACTTCTCAATCAACCTATCTTTCAAgctttcaacaaaaaatgttcCCGATTTGATCATGAACCGGTTGAATGGTCATGTGCGCAAAAAGGCATTGACCAATTTGCACATTCTTTTCTTCGAACTCCAATGTTTGATTGCTTCATTTCATCAGAATC TTTTCAATCATTTTTCATCcttcaaaaacaatttcaattatttcaaGACTTAGCTTTGTTGACATCGTTTGACTTTTTAGAGCCCTCGTCTCGTCGTGATATTCTTGGCGAAAAATAG
- the pop23 gene encoding Rnase P/MRP subunit, with translation MKKKQTKVKQTVKLVLRNPLSISWPIVDANTQEKLAQTLVQWLPASHKDILDSKLTVGLNSVNELLERCCQNAKDVTQPAVVFILHDQDSMLVTHMPQLVANANFYGSSKCRLVPLGFSAQALIAKKLGLSRAGAIAVQDDSPLWKYLKDLVMNIEEPQARWLSENPEYEVTKVEKIITSQKENQGTKKEGKNEKGNEFKK, from the exons atgaagaaaaagcaaacgAAAGTAAAACAAACAGTTAAGCTTGTCCTTCGAAATCCTTTATCTATCTCTTG GCCTATCGTTGATGCAAATACACAAGAGAAATTAGCTCAAACACTTGTGCAATGGCTTCCTGCCTCTCATAAAGACATATTAGACTCGAAGTTGACCGTTGGATTGAATTCTGTCAATGAATTGCTAGAGAGATGTTGCCAAAATGCGAAAGACGTTACGCAACCTGCGGTCGTATTCATCCTTCATGACCAGGATTCCATGCTAGTTACACACATGCCCCAGCTTGTTGCAAATGCTAACTTTTATGGCTCCTCCAAATGTCGACTAGTTCCACTTGGATTTTCTGCACAAGCGCTAATCGCCAAGAAATTGGGTTTGAGCAGGGCGGGTGCGATTGCCGTACAG GATGATTCTCCTCTAtggaaatatttaaaagatttagTGATGAATATAGAAGAGCCTCAAGCACGCTGGCTTTCCGAAAATCCTGAGTATGAGGTGACCAAggttgaaaaaatcattacaagtcaaaaggaaaatcaaggaacaaaaaaagagggTAAAAACGAAAAGGGAAAcgagtttaaaaaatga
- the skb15 gene encoding p21-activated protein kinase inhibitor Skb15 has product MLRFVVGTYTHLIYGVDADIERKKCKPLWLFEAHEGALTALAVDGIYLASTSSDETIKIFDHTRNVQIADVSVPTDIANACIRDMCFTKNHLLACHDNGQISMWSKGSWLLVHTLKSSSHKGITGIAVHPSEKLALTVGGDGKLRLWDLVRGKGGKVLPLSTIPESILFLNESSFVIMSRRGIDAFKLDLTSLFSFSSKSQLNALCLYQSKLIVGRDNGTVLVLDTSDGKILHEFTAHKKRVKSVYPVDDYLITASSDGSVCIWDKDWNLVIEHNIPEGNRITCMVAMLADSNSEPKNVEDEAAKRQSLDSETSETSSESESESEYYSTSKQPPVKRTKHA; this is encoded by the exons ATGCTCCGTTTTGTAGTTGGAACATATACTCACCTCATTTACGGTGTTGATGCAGACATTGAGAGGAAAAAATGCAAGCCCTTGTGGCTTTTTGAAGCTCATGAAGGAGCTTTAACCGCGTTAGCTGTCGACGGTATTTACTTGGCTTCTACTAGCAGTGATGAAACAATTAA AATTTTCGATCACACTCGTAACGTCCAAATAGCCGATGTTTCTGTTCCTACAGATATCGCCAATGCATGTATCCGAGATATGTGTTTTACTAAAAATCACCTTTTAGCATGTCATGATAACGGGCAAATCAGTATGTGGTCTAAAGGTTCATGGTTGTTGGTTCATACTCTTAAGTCATCTTCTCATAAGGGCATCACTGGTATAGCAGTTCACCCTTCAGAAAAATTGGCCCTAACAGTTGGAGGTGATGGAAAGTTGCGGCTCTGGGACCTTGTACGAGGTAAAGGAGGTAAAGTTTTACCTTTAAGCACTATCCCAGAATCTATTCTTTTCCTGAATGAGTCGTCATTTGTTATTATGTCACGAAGAGGCATTGATGCCTTTAAATTG GATCTCACTTCCCTTTTCAGCTTCTCTTCTAAATCTCAATTGAACGCTTTGTGTCTCTATCAATCCAAATTGATAGTTGGACGAGATAATGGAACAGTACTGGTTTTGGATACTTCTGATGGGAAGATTTTACATGAATTTACGGCGCATAAGAAACG CGTCAAATCTGTCTACCCTGTTGatgattatttaattactgCAAGCTCGGATGGTTCAGTATGTATATGGGATAAAGATTGGAACTTAGTAATTGAGCATAACATTCCAGAAGGCAATCGAATTACCTGTATGGTAGCTATGTTGGCCGATAGCAATTCAGAACCCAAAAATGTCGAAGATGAAGCTGCGAAACGTCAAAGTTTGGATTCGGAAACTTCTGAAACTTCTTCAGAGTCAGAATCGGAGTCAGAATATTACAGCACTTCAAAACAGCCGCCTGTGAAAAGGACGAAGCATGCCTAA
- the asi1 gene encoding protein asi1 — MHIPHFHLHKGPKGVRTISYEQLLSEDDSYASEKLSEDHVTEVHFVTDKDEDSNASGESRGSMELLENCFSLLHAQDDTSKFVSLTMLAKLLNDHPNLIFKCWERMDMKFLDRLLLSTHYEYVDLGVSILLAFCSEEAILRSYEVKKRVSTLLQCCLKHYDLCIPVICTLSSNPKSAKYLLYYTSFIINEFPFEQAFEILSNALYALDNVQTYMRPIFQGIDKRRGWKLDCTFSFFSDLFSRFPVQSWYSEAIRANLQPLMDAVVERFITDKNLSSATVILSNLLKAAGPASIMPNDGFMILVIGRCSAEIRGSLGMLVKAVGQKGKHGTVSYTVCECYEVLGLLIRYLCENCDVLAQRIEPDKFFQLQRSLTELFSDTMDFLRDAWDNNKNRDNLASHVTVISAVATLCLWLTEDDSQYAQASGLMDIFVYLWRHSWSNGIDYAKWISVALPSMLSNKVFFKAFKDFDAWKVVYDDFIKCNDDLKGDKSFNDYILSTNEEDGEDERLAQAIQDFHILIQLNSLVPQSIWNDDIWQEPYWKNLLESNF; from the coding sequence ATGCATATTCCACACTTTCATCTTCACAAGGGTCCCAAAGGCGTGCGCACTATATCGTATGAGCAGCTTCTCTCCGAAGATGACTCGTATGCGTCTGAAAAGCTGAGTGAGGACCATGTAACGGAGGTTCATTTTGTTACTGATAAGGACGAGGATTCAAATGCTTCCGGCGAGTCGAGAGGTTCTATGGAGTTGTTGGAAAActgtttttctttgctgCATGCCCAGGACGATACAAGTAAATTTGTGTCATTGACCATGCTTGCAAAATTACTCAATGATCATCCCAATCTCATCTTCAAATGCTGGGAAAGGATGGATATGAAGTTTTTGGACCGCTTGCTCCTTTCCACTCATTACGAGTACGTAGATTTGGGCGTCTCCATCCTTCTCGCTTTCTGCAGTGAAGAAGCCATTTTACGAAGTTATGAAGTGAAAAAAAGGGTTTCTACTTTACTACAGTGTTGTTTGAAACATTATGATCTTTGTATCCCGGTTATATGTACTTTGTCTTCCAACCCAAAATCAGCTAAGTATCTCCTTTACTATACATCATTTATTATCAACGAATTTCCATTTGAACAAGCATTTGAAATCCTTTCAAACGCACTATACGCCCTCGACAACGTACAGACGTATATGCGTCCCATTTTCCAAGGTATCGACAAACGACGCGGATGGAAGTTGGACTGTACTTTCTCGTTTTTTAGCGATTTGTTTTCGCGATTCCCGGTTCAATCATGGTATTCCGAGGCCATTCGTGCTAATCTCCAGCCTTTGATGGATGCGGTTGTTGAACGCTTTATCACCGATAAAAATCTTTCTTCAGCTACCGTTATTCTTTCTAACCTTCTTAAAGCTGCTGGTCCCGCCTCTATTATGCCAAATGATGGGTTTATGATTTTGGTGATTGGTCGCTGCTCTGCTGAGATTCGAGGAAGTCTGGGAATGCTAGTTAAGGCAGTTGGTCAGAAAGGAAAGCATGGAACTGTGTCGTACACGGTTTGTGAATGCTATGAAGTTCTTGGACTCCTCATTCGATATCTATGTGAAAATTGTGACGTTCTTGCCCAAAGAATTGAGCCtgataaatttttccaacttCAGCGATCGCTTACTGAGTTGTTTAGCGATACGATGGATTTTCTTCGTGATGCATGGGATAACAATAAAAACCGTGACAATTTAGCATCACATGTAACTGTAATCAGTGCTGTGGCTACCTTGTGTTTGTGGTTGACCGAAGATGACAGCCAATATGCACAAGCCTCTGGTCTTATGGACATATTTGTATATCTGTGGAGGCATAGCTGGTCGAATGGAATTGATTATGCTAAATGGATTAGCGTTGCTCTCCCTTCCATGCTGAGCAACAAGGTTTTCtttaaagcttttaaagattttgatGCATGGAAAGTTGTTTATGACGATTTTATCAAGTGTAACGATGATTTAAAAGGCGACAAGTCTTTTAACGATTATATACTATCTACGAACGAAGAAGATGGGGAGGATGAACGACTTGCTCAAGCTATTCAAGATTTTCACATTCTCATTCAACTTAACTCTCTTGTTCCACAGTCAATTTGGAATGATGATATTTGGCAAGAGCCATATTGGAAGAATTTGCTTGaatccaatttttaa
- the scw1 gene encoding RNA-binding protein Scw1 has protein sequence MFVGSPSAIEKPLSLSSKTKVGDETEFTEDALRGSSLVPTGILNGDDECHALHMSPQAIHSQAGKAESDGLPTYASVEKSTTPIGRLLSNLNGGLASAPPKVGFGFPRYYALRIEDLPRDLTPREFLCTFLFATNVVSVELNPVSVDNEVAHGLAVFSSRDAAASARDTLLSSDVYSACSMIILDNYRKGSQTNLSDETEGSESSVSFNRLSRNHSPTRPLLGNRDLFRRSSNHVSASMPTANHSESAYRHSKTPLGDSTFQAPNNGGSLHSDRLWSSFPVSYPLTLANVLAKDEVGSPTWSPTPSKSSTNLRQDGVPPILRFNSLSINTNVARNYLSSEKGYSAHTQNSSAQSPHPRVFSANSAFSTTSPPPLTPSTSRDYPFSASTISPSTPFSAYSSSHGIHQRIPASTPTNTNPADQNPPCNTIYVGNLPPSTSEEELKVLFSTQVGYKRLCFRTKGNGPMCFVEFENIPYAMEALKNLQGVCLSSSIKGGIRLSFSKNPLGVRSSSSSHNNHNGNVRNLHSGSMNNYNTDSLLNHTGGHNEVHASPSWGNNLMYGK, from the coding sequence atgttTGTGGGATCACCGAGCGCTATTGAAAAGCCTTTATCGTTATCCAGTAAGACCAAAGTCGGGGACGAAACCGAGTTTACTGAAGATGCGCTACGTGGTTCATCGTTGGTTCCAACCGGTATTCTGAATGGAGATGATGAATGTCATGCTCTTCACATGTCTCCTCAGGCTATTCACAGCCAAGCTGGGAAAGCTGAATCTGACGGTTTACCTACTTATGCATCTGTGGAAAAATCCACAACTCCGATTGGTAGACTCCTCTCTAACCTCAACGGTGGATTAGCCTCTGCTCCTCCTAAGGTTGGATTCGGTTTTCCTAGATATTATGCTTTGCGGATTGAGGATTTACCTAGGGACTTAACACCCAGAGAGTTTTTATGTACCTTTTTATTCGCTACGAATGTAGTATCCGTCGAGCTTAATCCTGTATCCGTGGATAATGAAGTTGCTCATGGATTGGCGGTGTTTTCATCCCGAGATGCTGCTGCATCTGCTAGAGACACTTTGCTATCTAGCGATGTTTATTCCGCGTGCAGCATGATAATTTTAGACAATTATCGAAAGGGAAGTCAAACAAATCTTAGCGACGAAACTGAGGGCTCTGAGAGTAGTGTTTCATTTAACAGACTGTCTCGAAACCATTCTCCAACTCGTCCACTGTTAGGAAATCGTGATCTTTTCCGCAGGTCAAGTAATCATGTGTCAGCCAGTATGCCTACTGCAAATCATTCGGAATCTGCTTATCGTCATTCAAAAACACCTTTGGGTGATAGCACTTTTCAGGCTCCTAACAATGGAGGTAGTTTGCATTCCGATAGGTTGTGGTCTTCTTTCCCTGTTTCTTATCCTTTAACACTCGCGAATGTGTTAGCCAAGGATGAAGTTGGTTCACCTACGTGGTCACCCACTCCTTCCAAAAGTAGTACCAATTTGCGTCAAGACGGTGTTCCTCCGATTTTGCGATTTAACTCATTATCTATTAACACCAACGTGGCGCGCAATTACCTTTCATCTGAAAAGGGTTATAGCGCTCATACCCAAAATTCTAGTGCTCAATCACCCCATCCTCGTGTCTTTTCGGCAAACAGTGCATTCAGTACAACAAGCCCTCCTCCCTTGACACCATCAACATCAAGAGACTACCCATTTTCAGCTTCTACCATTTCACCTTCCACACCATTTTCGGCTTATTCCTCCAGTCATGGAATTCATCAACGCATCCCTGCTTCTACCCCCACGAATACCAACCCTGCTGATCAAAATCCTCCTTGTAACACCATTTATGTTGGAAATCTTCCTCCTTCTACTTCCGAGGAAGAGTTGaaagttttgttttccaCTCAAGTTGGATACAAAAGACTTTGTTTCCGCACTAAAGGCAATGGCCCCATGTgttttgttgaatttgaaaacattccATACGCCATGGAAGCCTTGAAGAATTTACAAGGTGTTTGTCTTAGCAGTAGCATTAAAGGTGGTATTCGTTTGAGTTTTTCGAAGAACCCATTGGGAGTGCGCTCATCAAGTTCATCGCATAACAACCATAATGGAAACGTTCGTAACCTTCACTCTGGTTCCATGAATAATTACAATACAGACTCTTTGCTTAATCATACTGGTGGACATAACGAAGTCCACGCCAGTCCCAGTTGGGGTAATAATCTAATGTATGGCAAATAG